The DNA region CATCTGTGAACGATCCGATTCAATGCATGGACACAGCTGCTCGAGGTGGCACCAGAGGCTGAACGCGCTCAGTTTGATGTTAAAAACTGCCTTCCTagcttctttctctgcctttcgACATACCAGATCCCCGCGGAGCTGAGGGCAGCGCTGTGCCAGACGCTGTATAACGGCATTGCCTATGTAGCCCGCCGTGATCccctgtatttatttcttttccacCCAAATAACATTCGGGGTAGAGCAAGGTTGTATGCTCAAGGACAAAAACACAGCTTTCCAAAGGAAACggtggaaaaggaagaagaaatgcaaacaagtaggtaaaaattaaacagagagagaggggaaagagaTGCCAGAGACATCAGAGGTGCCTTCCTCCCACCGTCGATCATCTCTCAGTTGGAAATGCTGCtcctttattcatttatttgtgaCCAGCAAGAGAAATCTTCAGACCCGGAGCAGCCAAGCCTGCACCTAACCCTACACTGTGGGGCTATTCGTATGCTAAAGATAAACCCTGGTAAGCTCTGTTTTAGCCTAAAATGAACATGGATCTTGTTAAGTCACATGATAGAGACGGAGGCAGGATTCAAGAGACTAAACATCAGCATCGAGTTCCATCAGATACACCCCCGGCTGTTTGTCGCACGGCTTTCCACCTAAACCCTGGCTCCTGCTGctggaaaaatatttacatgGATAGTGAAGAATCAAAACAGTGAGATATGAGAGTGTTATTGCAGTTACTACAGCTACTGACCCAGATTTGATCCCTAACGCGAGAGCTGGGTGCATAGCTCATTTGCAGGTTGATTGGATCCATTTGACACACAGGTGTTACTTATAAAATCATTTGAGCCCTCTcccaaacagcaattttttttttatttttaatcaaaaccaCTTTGCTTTGCCATTTCTGAATTAAGGATTTCAAATCTTTGTGAGTAAATAACATTGGGGGGCAAATCTACATTAAGTTTTACTTTAACATAGTAACATCCCCTGAAATCCCTTTGTGTTTTAATCTAATGAAATGTTTCACTCTGGACTGATTCAGGGTTGGACATGGCTTCGTTTGACAACAAATAGAAAGAAATTTCCCCCCGGGGCTTGACTGCAGCTAGTTTTCAGcttactttttttcctgtatttctccCATTTCTTGCCTCCGGGCCAGAGAGCAAAGGGGAAATGGGATATTCACACAACACGGCTGCGCGTGAACTCGGCATCTCTCAGAGGAGCTGGGCTGAGTTTGCCAGAGTATAGGAAAACCGGAAAAACGAGGCATCGAGCACCTCTCTGGAGCTGGAGAAACGGGGGAAAAAGCTACCGAGCGACCCGCCGCCCTGTGGGTTTTACACATCTTcgtttttcttcctctctgccgCCCAGGCTTGGTGTCCTCTGACAAGGAGAGTGCGTCCTACGTGCTGCGGCGGCCCGAGGGGGGCAACACGCTGACCATCATCGTCGGCGGGGCGCAGGAGGCGCTGGACGCCCGGCCGGGATCCTTCATCTTGCtgctgaggaagaggaagggcttCGTCCGCCTGGCCATCGAGAACGGGTGACGCAGGGGAGGGCGCCGGGGAGGGATGCTCCGGCACGAGGCTGGTCAAAGATGGGGGGGTCGCCGCgctgatttggggagggggaaggtgttTGCGCTCCTTCTTGCGCCCCGGGGCTGAGCTCTCGCGCCTCGGCCCCCCGTTCCCCGCAGCACCCCACTGGTCCCCGTCTTCTCCTTCGGCGAGAACGAGCTCTTCGACCAGGTCAGCAACCCCAAGGGCTCCTGGCTGCGGCGGCTCCAGCACCGGCTCCAGCAGATCATGGGcatctcccttcccctcttccatGCGCGAGGCATCTTCCAGTACAGCTTTGGGCTCGTCCCCTACCGCCGGCCCATCTACACCGTGGGTAAGTCCCTCCTTGGCACGTCGGTGTGATGCCATCTGCACAGAGCCCCGAGGGGTTGCTTGAGCAGAGCTTTTGCATGCTGGAGAGATAGGTTTTGGGTCGTTTTCCCTCCTGGCTAAATTGCCGCTGCGGCTACAGTCGTGTCAGCAACTCAAAGAAATTGCTCTTGGGGTCCAAGGGTGAGTGGCGCAGCATGGTTTGCATCCATACACTCTCCCTCCTTGCAAAATGCCCATGTCCCTGCCGTGGCCCTTTTTTGCTCACCAGCCTAGACATAACCTCTGTTTAAAGGCTCCCGGAGAAAGGTCTTGGCTTTCGTTAAGATGGCAATATtatctgacagcagatgcaaataaaaacttaaaaatatgacTGGAAACGACTTCCTGAGCCTGCAGGTAGCTTGAAACTGTAGCTCTCTGTGTGGTGATATCACAAGCTTGGCTTAGCGTGGGAACTGGACACCAGCTGAAGAGGAGCAGGTTTAAAGCAGCAGGGATAACACGGAGGGTGAACAACGTGTGGGCCCCCACATGCACAGGGTTGGGATCCCAGCTTGGGGCTGAGAAAGCCCAGAGTAAAGGCAGCTGCCTCACCACCCCTGGGGACAAAAGCCATCTCCCCATAGCAGAGGTGCAGCCGTACTCCTGTGTGCTCCCATGCCTGGGGGAGACCAAATTTCACGAAACTCATTGGTTTTGGAGAAGTTTCAGCTGGCTTCAACACTGCTCTGCTCAGCCCGTGAGCACGGCCGAAGCTCTGAACGAGGCTAAGTAAAGAGGCTGGTTGGAAAGGTCAGAGCTCGCCCCTGTTGATTAGGTTTGACAGCCAGCAATTACTCCTAATTGTTTTACGACCTGTTTGCCTTGTCTCGATGGTTTTACAAGCTGCATGGTGTCACAAGGGCTCTTCATTAGTCCAGTGAAGAGCAGTCTTAGGCAGCAATGACACCCATCGCCGCTTGACAAACACAGTTAAAGTGAGATCCAGAGCAAGAGCGGTAACTCAGGGCTTGATGCCTCAATTTCCCCATCTGCAATGGAGATTCCCTGGGCAACGTGGGAATAGCTTAGAAAACCAAGCCCAGATGTTAGGATGATGTTGAAAGGTCACCAAGAGCAGAGCTGGGATTTGAGCCTCCACCTCCCTGTCTGCTGCCTTCCAACCTCCCAAACAAATATGACTGGTCATATTAATCCACCCATGGAAAGATGGGCCCAACCCTGTACTAAGTTGTGCAAAACATCCAGATGTGCCCGACGCCAAGGCCCTGGCTCCTCCTAACGTCTGTTGTTTTGCAGTTGGGAAGCCGATTCCCGTGCAGAAGAAGCACAAGCCCTCCGAGGAAGATGTTGATCAAATGCATCAGAAATACTTAAATGAATTGTCCAAGCTCTTTGAGGAGCATAAAGCAAAATACAACATCCCTGAAGACAAACACCTTGAATTTATTTAGAACTCCTCATGTGAGTTTAAGCCACAGGGTTTCAGTTTCAAGTTTTCCCTCTGTCTCTGGGACTAATTCACAACCTTGCCTTAGTCGCAGTCAACGTATGGCCGATGCAGTGTAGGGAGCAGGACTTGATTTTCCCAGCATTTGCATGAGTCGAGagcctgttttcattttctctttgtaggacacacaaaaaaaatgaaaagaggaacaaaaaaatcccatccaACCAATTCAACACTATTAAAACTCCCCTGTAGAAAACTTAAAATTTGAGTCTGGCTTAAAGGCCAGGTTTTCAAGCTCTTCCCAGATAGAAATGAATTATGAaaattttcctttgcatttaaaTCAAGTGTCATTTTCTCAGGTTGGATAAGGAAAGGTTCACTCTGGGAAAAGTCCTCAAAGACATCTACCAGGATATCCAGGCCTTTGCTACCCACTCAGTTCTCTGACTTCAGAGAAAATTCACAGCTTTTTTTCTACATAACGGATGGGAATATCTATCTGAGTGCCCAGCTCAGGCCAGTCAATGGAAACGGGGTGATGAGCCATAATTTCTGctgaatgtatatatatttctaaatgtCATTTGTCGGGATTAAATGATCACTGTTCTCTCTGCTTCCTGCTCTTCGTGTCTTTAATCGAGCTGGGCTTTTTCTCCCCGACAAAAACACAGTTTTTTAGAAAGCTCATATTCCCTGCACCCTCTGCAGCCAAATGAACAGATCTCAGCTGACGCTGAACCccaacaaaattaagaaaaaaactccTTTATCACGGGCAAGGGCTAGGCAGTCCCCATCTTCACAGCACTTGCAGACTTGCACGTTACCCTCATTTCATCATGTCATGTTAGAGCTGTGCCCAGACTCAAGCTTTACAAACCTGCATTTTTCCAGGTCTGGTGAAATATCAAGGATTGCGGAGATTGCTGGGTTAGCTGAGGCGACTGAGGGCTTGGTATTTTAATGTATACATGCACTAGGCACCCCTCAACTCACTGACACCACTACCAAAAAAATACATCCAAGCTTTGTGGCAAAGCATGGCTGGAACCCAGGATTCCTAATTTTGTTAATTTGACCCCGGACAGCCTCCGTGGAAATGTCTTGGACCACCTACTGCCACACTGTCACTGATGCGTCGTGAAAATACACTTTCCTAAAGACAAAGGGAAGCTCGCTTTCCTGCTTAGGTTTAGAAGAAATCCTGAGAGATCACATTtgtgcttctcctttcccttcctgccATCCTCTCCTGGTTTTGGCCAGTGTAGTGGGCTGCAGAATATGGTACAAAAAGGGGTAGTGCTGTATCGTTTTTAAAAACGGGCCATTTCTTGAGTAGATAACATGGCCAGaagatgggagatgggagaagCGATTTGGGACAGGAAATATGTCTCATAAAGCCCCGTTTGGCAGGTGATCAAGGCTTTAAATAACTGCATCTTGATATCCAGAACGTTATTAAACTCTGCACTTAATGGGATTTAGCAGCGTGGAAGTTT from Apteryx mantelli isolate bAptMan1 chromosome 1, bAptMan1.hap1, whole genome shotgun sequence includes:
- the MOGAT2 gene encoding 2-acylglycerol O-acyltransferase 2: MKVEFAPLSVPLQRRLQTASVVQWVFSFLALGQCCIALFICLFFTRFWLVSALYAAWWLIDRETPHRGGRRIHVIRNSVIWRYMRDYFPVTLVKTAELDPRKNYLLGFHPHGVLAAGAFLNFCTEASGFSALFPGITPHVMMLSLWFRIPFFREYLLSGGLVSSDKESASYVLRRPEGGNTLTIIVGGAQEALDARPGSFILLLRKRKGFVRLAIENGTPLVPVFSFGENELFDQVSNPKGSWLRRLQHRLQQIMGISLPLFHARGIFQYSFGLVPYRRPIYTVVGKPIPVQKKHKPSEEDVDQMHQKYLNELSKLFEEHKAKYNIPEDKHLEFI